The following DNA comes from Helicobacter sp. 11S03491-1.
AATCAATCATATAAATCATTCTCCAGAAACTCTTTTAGAATCAAAATTCAACTCTAAGACACAAACAAAATTTTTGATACTCATTACTGATTTAAATCTTTCTCTCCCGGAAGCCAAATACCTACAAGAAAGAGTTGATGAGATGAAACTTTCAGGAAAAGATGTTGAAATTTTACTTTTAGATCATCACATCAGCGGTGAAGAATCTGCCAAAATTTATCATTGGTATTACTTGGACATTAATCGTTGCGCTACAAAAATTACTTATGAAACGCTCAAAGAAAAATATCCTTTATTATGCCCTAGTGATGAAAAATGGCTCACTCCTATGGCAGAAATGATTAATTCAGTTGATATCTGGAAAGAAAAGGGATTTGGATTTGAATTTGGAAAAGTAGCTATGAGTATGATATCAAGCTCCAATGAACTCAATCGATTTATGTTTGATACAGATCATAGAGATTATAAACTCAATCTTCTTAAACAAGCCAAAGACTATCTCTTGCTCCAAGGAGGTGAAGTCAAATTTGATAACGAAATTTTTAAACTTAAAAAAATCGCATTAGGAGGCAATCCTGATTTGCAAACAATGGATAATATAGCTTCCTTTGCTCAAGTCAATCTTCTCTCAAAGAAAAAAGACCAATGTACAATTATTTATAGAGATAAAAAAGGTTTTTTAAGTTATTCTATGGGAGGGATTAGTGTTCTTGCTAATTTATTTTTAGCTAAAAATCCTGAATTTGATTTTTATATAGACGTCAATCCTAAGGGTAATATAAGTCTTCGGGCAAATGGAAAGTGTGATGTCAGCATGATGAGCAAAGAATTTTTCAATGGAGGAGGACATAAAAATGCCTCCGGTGGAAGAATAGAAGGTTTTAAAGAAAGTTTTTTATATGAAGATATTAAACTTCAAATACAAAGAATTCTTCAAAATCCCCTATAAGGAAAATAATTATGAAAAACAACAATGAAAAAATAGACAAAATAGACTTTGAAGATCTAGCTTTAGAAGTTATTGATATGTTAGGGGTAGCATTATATTTTGCAGGGGTAAAGCCCCATAATATCGAAAAAGCTATTGATATTTATCTGCAAGAATTAGATAAACCGGATGAAGAAACTTCTTATGGGCAAAAAGAAATTATTAAAGTTATTGAAGGGTTAAAAACAAAATACAAAACTTTATTTAGAGATGATAGAATATCTTCAAAAAATCCGGCATAATTTTATGCAAAATAAGGATATTCTATGAAGATTAAAACGATCTTATTAGCTGGTATTGCCTTATTGTTCGTGTCATGCGCACGTTATAATGTAATTCCTGAAAATATCGCACGTTATGATAAGGGTGTAGAAATTTTGGAATCCGGCCACCCTGATTCAAAAGTCCAAATAGAAATTTCTCAAAACACTTTAGGTGGGTTGAAAAATCCCCCTTTAGTGATTTATATCGGGGCACAAATCCTACAAGGACCGGACATCATATTAGATACACATAATTTATCTGCTACCCAAAATGGTTCTAAGCTTATGATTTTGACTTATCGTGAAATTCTCAATTCTAATTATGATTTTACGAGTATTTTACAAGATTTTGGTATCCCAACTCCCGGTGTATCTTCAAATACAAATATAATGGCGCCAATATTTTATTTTGGTCGCGGAGGGTTTCTTGTCTATAATATGTTTCTTAATCCATTTATTATTGACAACATACAAAGCCAACAAACATTTCAAGAACAAAGAGAAGCACGCAAAATTATGGCAACCAATTATCTGAGAAAATCAACATTAAGTGTTGTAGGCAAAGCAAAAGGTGGGTTTATAGTTATCAGTCCTAAGGGTATTAAACCGGGTACAATCAAACTTGAAGTCCTAATCACAAAACAACCCCATATTTTTAATATAGACATCAGAAAAAGATAATTTTTTTCTGATTATTTGATCTTCCAAAAATTATAAACAAGTTTGATAACAATTGTAAAAATAATGCCCTCAAAAATTGCTGCCAACAAAAATGAATAATAGGTATTTTGATCCATCGCATGCAATTGTAAGCCCAAAGCAGCCGTAGCAACCAAAAAAGTTAAAGGCATTGAATCGCTTAAAGCAAACAAAATAGTATTTTTCGCGCTTTTGAAATAACTTCTAAAGGCTATGGTTGCAGAGAATAAACGCAAGGAAATCATAGCCACTACAATCAATGCTCCGTGCAAAAATAAACTTGGTGTATGTAAAATAAGCGACAAATCCAGCGTAGAACCTACATGGATAAAAAATAATGGAACAAAAAAACCAAATCCAATATCATTAAGTTTATGGACTAATTCGTGTTTGTATGGAAAAAATGTCGCTACAATCATACCTGCCAAAAATGCTCCCAAAACGCTCTCTAGTCCTAGCCAAATAACAATTACAATCAATCCAAAAAATAACATCATGCTAAAACGAATATCTTGATTGTTAGCATCATCATAAGGCATAATAAATAGTTTTAAATTTGGAAACCACCAAAATAATATTTTGCCTATTTGAAATACACTAATAATAACGAGTAAAAACAACAATAAAACAGCCAAAGTTTTATAAAGATCAATTGTTAAACCATAGGAATAAGAACCGTTGATAATTACCAAAATAGCAATACTCACAAGCTCTCCAATAATTCCAACTTTTAAAGCCAAATCAAGCCATGGCATATTTTTGCCATAATCTTTAATCAAAGCCATAATCATGCCCAAACTCATTACAGGAAAAGCAGCAATATAAATAGGAGGAAGTTTCAAAATCAAAACAGCAGAAGTGGCTACAACATACAAAACAAGAAAATAAATACCTGCTCTTTTTAAAAATTTTTTTCCAAGCTGTTTAAAACCACGCAAATCAACTTCCATACCACACAAAAACATTAAAAATAAAAATCCTACTTCGGCCAGTATATCAAAAGCTTCTGAATGCTTAAAAATACCAAAATAATAAGCCAAAGCCCCCAGTATCATCTCAACAACAACAATAGGAATTTTAGTTATCTTGCTTACAAAAGGAGCTAGCACAATCAAAATTGAAATAATTGCAAATGTAACTAAATTATCCATGAGTATTACTTTGTGTAAGATTGAGTGCTTTAAGAATTGCCTTTGGATATAGCTTATATTCCAGATGATGAATTCTTTTTTGAAAACCTTCCAAACTTTCGCCTGAAATTTTTGGAATGCAATCTTGCAAAATTATCTCTCCACCATCTAAAACATCATTAACCCAATGCACGCTTACACCTCCATGATTATCATCTGATTGATAACTTTCTTGTATCGCTTTTATCCCTTTGTATTTAGGAAGAAGAGAGGGGTGGATGTTGATACTTTTGAGGTTAGAAGTAAAAATTGGGGATAATACTCTCATAAAACCCGATAAAATCACAAGCTCAACTTGAGTGCCGGCAATAAGCTTTAGCAATGCCCTATCAAACTCTTCTCTTCCGGAAAAATCTTTATGTGATAAAACTTTACATTCTATCCCCAATTCTTTACATCTAGAAATACCATAAGCATTTGGATTGTTGGTGATGCAAAAAGGAAATGCAATCTCTATTTCATCTTTATTTTCCAAATCAAGATTATTAAAAAATACTTTATTGCGTAATGTTTCAACAATATTTTGCATATTGCTGCCATTGCCACTAAAAAGAATAACCAGATTGATTGTCTTCAAAATTTATCCTATTGAGTTTGGAATCCAGAGTGAATTTATTTTATCACAAATCTTAATGCAATGGTATTTAAGACCTTTTGTAATCACCGCTTTTCCCTCCGCTTTTTGATTCTAATTTTATTTCACTTATCAACATTGATTTATCAATTGCCTTTACCATATCATAAATTGTCAATAGCCCTATGCTTACACTCGTTAAAGCTTCCATTTCTACGCCTGTCTTGCCCTCTGTTTTTACAATTGAACTCAAAATAAAACTACAAGTTTTATTTTCTTCTTTAATTTCTACATCAATGCCTGTAAGGAATAAAGGATGGCACATCGGAATCATTTCACTTGTTTTTTTAGCCCCCATAATAGCGGCAATAATAGCTGTCTGCAAAACAGGTCCCTTATGGACAGTTTGAGCAATAATAGCTTGATAAGCTTGAGGACTCATAGTGATTTTTCCACTTGCCCTAGCCACTCTTTTAGTCTCTATCTTGGCGCTTACATCTACCATTGTCGGGTGATTTTGTTCATTGATATGGGTTAATTGCATGTTCGAATCCTTCAAGATTTTGGACGAAATATCTTAATATTTTTATCATTTGCTTCTATAAAAGCCCCACCAATCAAATCAATGCAATATGGTATTGCGGGAAAAACAGCCTCCAAACATTCTCTAATACTTTTTGGTTTGCCCGGGAGATTGAGTATAAAACAACGATTGCGAATTCCCGCAGTTTGTCTTGATAAAATTGCTGTAGGGACATATTTCAGACTTGCTTGACGCATTAATTCACCAAATCCGGGCATCATTTTTTCACACACCCCTTGTGTAGCCTCAGGAGTAACATCTCTTAACGCAGGTCCTGTCCCCCCTGTAGTAACTATTAAATCACATTTTTGATCATCGCAAAGTTCAATAAGTGCTTGTTCAATCATCTTTTGATCATCTTGAACAAGTCGATAAAAATATTCACATTGATTTAAAATATATTCGTTTAAAACTTCCTCAATTGCTTTTCCGGAAATATCTTCATAAATACCTTCAAAAGCCCTATCACTTGCCACTACAATACCTATATTTATCTTATCCATTAATTTCCTTTGCATTTTTATTAATCCAATCAAGAATTTCTTTAGGGTTATTCAAATCAAGCAATTTAGAATTATTAGGGAGAATCTCAAGATTTTTAACACTCCCATCAATTGCAAAAGCATCGCTAAAAGAAATGTATTCTTTATCAATTTCTTCTCTTGCTACACAAATCCTAGGAAATGGCATTTCTTTTAAACCTTCTATAAAAATATAATCTTTGTCCAAAAACATTTCACACAATAAATTAATATTTTTAAACTCATTTATCATAATTGTAGTTTTAAGAGGTGAAGTTACGATTACATCAGCTCCGTTATGAAAAAATCGATAGCTATCTTTGCCCTGCATATCAAATATAGCCTTATTTTTGGGATCGTGCTTAATAACGCCTACGTGATAATGTGAAGATAAAATTTGGATTAATTTTTCAATAAGAGTTGTTTTGCCGCTGTTGCTTCTTCCACTAAAAGCTATAACTTTTGTCATTATGCCAAGATACCGCTTCCCGGCAATAAGTGACTCCTATCTTGGGCATAAAATCTCTTATCTGATTTGAAATCATATTTCCAAATTGGCGCATTATGTTTAAAATCTTCAATAAACTTCTCATACAAAGCTAATGCAGGTCTTCTTTGCATAGAAACAACTGCAGACATATAAGAACTTTCTCCATTTTCTACATTACCCTTTGAATGTGCCATAAACAAAATAACCCCTTGTTTATTTCCTTTGTCACTCCAATTTTCAAACCATTTTTTCAAAAGAGGTTCATAGATATCAAAGCTTAGTCCATCCATTTTATTTTCATTTCTCACAATTCCGGTAAATACACAAAATGCTCCTAAATTTTTTTCCCTAGCGATTTGTTCCCATTTTTGATAAATTTTATAAGTAGGCAATGCCCCTTCATAAATTTCTAACATTTTTTATCCACCACAAACCGGAGGGAGAACGACAATTTTATCACCATCTTTTAGAGGCGTATCCGGATCTTCTATCAACACATCATTAAGTGCCAATGCACTCATTGGCAACCATTTAGCAATATTTTGTATTTCTCCTAATTTTGCTTTCAATTCAGATAAAGTACTAATATCAAACTCCATTTTTTGCTCCCCAATTGGTCCTAAAAACTCAACACTTACCATTGTATATCTCCTTATAAAAAGT
Coding sequences within:
- a CDS encoding 3',5'-cyclic-nucleotide phosphodiesterase, translated to MQVHHLSHIDLDGYGCQLISRHFFKNIYFYNANYGKEVLARINAIINHINHSPETLLESKFNSKTQTKFLILITDLNLSLPEAKYLQERVDEMKLSGKDVEILLLDHHISGEESAKIYHWYYLDINRCATKITYETLKEKYPLLCPSDEKWLTPMAEMINSVDIWKEKGFGFEFGKVAMSMISSSNELNRFMFDTDHRDYKLNLLKQAKDYLLLQGGEVKFDNEIFKLKKIALGGNPDLQTMDNIASFAQVNLLSKKKDQCTIIYRDKKGFLSYSMGGISVLANLFLAKNPEFDFYIDVNPKGNISLRANGKCDVSMMSKEFFNGGGHKNASGGRIEGFKESFLYEDIKLQIQRILQNPL
- a CDS encoding cation:proton antiporter, with translation MDNLVTFAIISILIVLAPFVSKITKIPIVVVEMILGALAYYFGIFKHSEAFDILAEVGFLFLMFLCGMEVDLRGFKQLGKKFLKRAGIYFLVLYVVATSAVLILKLPPIYIAAFPVMSLGMIMALIKDYGKNMPWLDLALKVGIIGELVSIAILVIINGSYSYGLTIDLYKTLAVLLLFLLVIISVFQIGKILFWWFPNLKLFIMPYDDANNQDIRFSMMLFFGLIVIVIWLGLESVLGAFLAGMIVATFFPYKHELVHKLNDIGFGFFVPLFFIHVGSTLDLSLILHTPSLFLHGALIVVAMISLRLFSATIAFRSYFKSAKNTILFALSDSMPLTFLVATAALGLQLHAMDQNTYYSFLLAAIFEGIIFTIVIKLVYNFWKIK
- the purN gene encoding phosphoribosylglycinamide formyltransferase, producing MKTINLVILFSGNGSNMQNIVETLRNKVFFNNLDLENKDEIEIAFPFCITNNPNAYGISRCKELGIECKVLSHKDFSGREEFDRALLKLIAGTQVELVILSGFMRVLSPIFTSNLKSINIHPSLLPKYKGIKAIQESYQSDDNHGGVSVHWVNDVLDGGEIILQDCIPKISGESLEGFQKRIHHLEYKLYPKAILKALNLTQSNTHG
- the moaC gene encoding cyclic pyranopterin monophosphate synthase MoaC, with protein sequence MQLTHINEQNHPTMVDVSAKIETKRVARASGKITMSPQAYQAIIAQTVHKGPVLQTAIIAAIMGAKKTSEMIPMCHPLFLTGIDVEIKEENKTCSFILSSIVKTEGKTGVEMEALTSVSIGLLTIYDMVKAIDKSMLISEIKLESKSGGKSGDYKRS
- the mog gene encoding molybdopterin adenylyltransferase, with product MDKINIGIVVASDRAFEGIYEDISGKAIEEVLNEYILNQCEYFYRLVQDDQKMIEQALIELCDDQKCDLIVTTGGTGPALRDVTPEATQGVCEKMMPGFGELMRQASLKYVPTAILSRQTAGIRNRCFILNLPGKPKSIRECLEAVFPAIPYCIDLIGGAFIEANDKNIKIFRPKS
- the mobB gene encoding molybdopterin-guanine dinucleotide biosynthesis protein B, translating into MTKVIAFSGRSNSGKTTLIEKLIQILSSHYHVGVIKHDPKNKAIFDMQGKDSYRFFHNGADVIVTSPLKTTIMINEFKNINLLCEMFLDKDYIFIEGLKEMPFPRICVAREEIDKEYISFSDAFAIDGSVKNLEILPNNSKLLDLNNPKEILDWINKNAKEING
- a CDS encoding molybdenum cofactor biosynthesis protein MoaE, producing MLEIYEGALPTYKIYQKWEQIAREKNLGAFCVFTGIVRNENKMDGLSFDIYEPLLKKWFENWSDKGNKQGVILFMAHSKGNVENGESSYMSAVVSMQRRPALALYEKFIEDFKHNAPIWKYDFKSDKRFYAQDRSHLLPGSGILA
- a CDS encoding MoaD/ThiS family protein, with amino-acid sequence MVSVEFLGPIGEQKMEFDISTLSELKAKLGEIQNIAKWLPMSALALNDVLIEDPDTPLKDGDKIVVLPPVCGG